The following are from one region of the Methanoculleus caldifontis genome:
- a CDS encoding DUF7518 family protein — translation MAQKDARIRFLERELAEREKEMEMKDYEQPPAVTVETATIEAGEERLRDLERKVRDLEALVKGLTEEVLDAKSVMMKLLREAEERRKKPVAEERKPAPAIQAEPRTAAQPAPARAAEPRASPRPAERQQQPADPVPPGTKLELIMQNDGTLRPEPRRPSEYIVASTRTGSIPAKARGKSGSKPSDRTLFVEQKKRMVDDVIQAEEDDTVDLDR, via the coding sequence ATGGCGCAGAAGGATGCGAGAATACGTTTTCTTGAGCGAGAACTCGCCGAGCGCGAGAAGGAGATGGAGATGAAAGATTACGAGCAGCCGCCGGCGGTGACGGTGGAGACAGCGACGATCGAGGCGGGGGAGGAGCGCCTGCGCGATCTGGAGCGGAAGGTGCGCGACCTCGAGGCCCTGGTCAAGGGACTGACGGAGGAAGTCCTCGACGCCAAGTCGGTGATGATGAAACTCCTGCGGGAGGCGGAGGAGCGCAGGAAGAAGCCGGTGGCCGAGGAGCGCAAGCCCGCGCCCGCCATCCAGGCGGAGCCCCGCACCGCGGCGCAGCCGGCCCCGGCGCGTGCCGCCGAACCCCGGGCATCCCCGCGCCCGGCGGAGAGGCAGCAGCAGCCGGCAGATCCCGTTCCTCCGGGCACGAAACTCGAACTGATCATGCAGAACGACGGGACCTTAAGGCCGGAGCCGCGGCGCCCCTCGGAGTACATCGTCGCCAGCACCAGGACCGGCAGCATACCGGCTAAGGCGCGGGGGAAGAGCGGCAGCAAGCCCTCGGACCGGACGCTCTTCGTGGAACAGAAGAAGCGTATGGTGGACGACGTCATCCAGGCCGAAGAGGATGACACGGTCGATCTCGATCGGTAA
- the glyA gene encoding serine hydroxymethyltransferase, translating to MSSLADFDPEVAGLIEEERLRQINGLELIASENVVSKAVLEAMGSIMTNKYAEGYPGKRYYGGCEFHDVVENLARDRLCRLFGAEHANVQAHSGSQANQAVYFAHLNYKDKIMSQSLTQGGHLSHGSPVNITGRWYSIFHYGVDSETETLDYAAIEDMARIVKPQMIVCGASAYPREIDFKAFQEVADTVGARCMADIAHIAGLCATGYHNSPVGVVDTVTTTTHKTLRGPRGGAIMCSKEDAQVIDKSIFPGMQGGPLMHVIAAKAVCFKEALTPAYKDYCGQVVRNARTIADVLAGEGLDLVSGGTDNHLILLDLTSVSTNGEHLTGLAAETALGEAGITVNKNTIPREQLSPFVTSGLRIGTPAVTSRGMKEEEMKQIGHWIARVVKDIARDKTSKKAIAEVREEVIALASKYPLYPEVA from the coding sequence ATGTCCAGTCTGGCAGACTTCGATCCGGAAGTCGCGGGCCTCATCGAGGAAGAGCGCCTGCGTCAGATAAACGGGTTGGAATTGATCGCCTCGGAAAACGTCGTCAGTAAGGCGGTTCTCGAAGCGATGGGTTCTATAATGACCAATAAATATGCCGAGGGCTACCCCGGCAAGCGCTACTACGGCGGCTGCGAGTTCCACGACGTCGTGGAGAACCTTGCGCGCGACCGGCTCTGCCGGCTCTTCGGGGCGGAGCACGCGAACGTCCAGGCGCACTCCGGCAGCCAGGCAAACCAGGCGGTCTACTTTGCCCACCTCAACTACAAAGACAAGATCATGAGCCAGAGCCTCACCCAGGGCGGCCACCTCTCTCACGGCTCGCCGGTCAACATCACCGGGCGCTGGTACTCCATCTTCCACTACGGCGTCGACTCTGAGACGGAGACGCTCGACTACGCGGCCATCGAAGATATGGCACGGATAGTCAAGCCGCAGATGATCGTCTGCGGTGCGAGCGCCTACCCGCGCGAGATCGACTTCAAGGCCTTCCAGGAGGTCGCGGACACGGTCGGCGCACGCTGCATGGCCGATATCGCTCACATCGCCGGGCTCTGCGCGACCGGATACCACAACTCCCCGGTCGGGGTCGTCGACACCGTGACGACGACGACGCACAAGACCCTGCGCGGCCCCCGCGGCGGCGCCATCATGTGCAGCAAGGAAGACGCCCAGGTCATCGACAAGTCCATCTTCCCCGGCATGCAGGGCGGCCCCCTGATGCACGTCATCGCCGCGAAGGCCGTCTGCTTCAAGGAAGCGCTGACCCCCGCGTACAAAGACTACTGCGGCCAGGTCGTGAGGAACGCACGGACGATCGCCGACGTCCTCGCAGGCGAAGGGCTCGACCTCGTCTCCGGCGGCACCGACAACCACCTCATCCTCCTCGACCTCACAAGCGTCTCCACGAACGGCGAGCACCTCACGGGTCTCGCGGCCGAGACCGCGCTCGGCGAGGCGGGGATCACCGTCAACAAGAACACCATTCCCCGCGAGCAGCTCAGCCCCTTCGTGACGAGCGGGCTCCGGATCGGCACGCCGGCCGTCACCTCCCGCGGCATGAAAGAGGAGGAGATGAAGCAGATCGGCCACTGGATCGCCCGGGTCGTCAAGGATATCGCGAGAG